The genomic interval TAAATCCCACCCCCCTGCAGAGTTCAGCTCGGATCCTGATGTGCAGATACTTCTTCTGTGGTACTCGTGCTCTCATCACATGAAAGCATGAATAAGAGCTTGAGATTGCTCAAGCCTGCGTCACTTCATCACAGTGAGGCGACGTGTGAATGACTTACAGTGGGAAGCACAATGCAAGATCTGATGGGAGATAACAAGTTTATTCACGTAAAACAATGATTTTATGAGACTTATTAGACATCAGCCCATTCaataacaaacaatatattgtgTCAGGGTCTGTGATGAGTTTGAAGTCATTACCTTTGAGGAATGACAATCTGTTTGAGATTAGTTATTTATTGGCCTGCATGAGCATGTGAACTacactgtaaatctgtttttcattattGGCTCTTACAATGGGCTTTTTTGAAGTTTCGCAACACCAGAATCAAATGTGAATTGTGAAAAGGTGCAAGCTGTGCCTGGGAAATCAAGCAAAGAGCAAGAGATGAGTACTGGGTGGCAGTAAAGCCGAGAGATGGAACGATAAACATGTGACCCAAAACGGAAACAATCAGGCCTTATTACAGACTCGACGTCAGAGTCAGGGCAAGTCATGCAGCTTTGGATGACACACCAAAACACACGTTCACAGCAAGAATAAACGTCTGCGTCCTGCAGAAGACGTCATGATGTCAGTCGGTGTGGCGTCACAGGATTTTGAAGCACTTTGAACACATCGGGAACTGGACAGTATGTTTAATAACTGCAATGAATCACGTAGGCTAAATCCTTCACTAACTGCAGCATAGGAACCAGCGGCgagattacatttctttgacagatggttccatgtcaaaacaagagagagaagaagcacAGAGCACTCTGCAGCATTCCTTATCATCAGAGTAAATACTAAAGACTTCCCATTTCGCCATATTTCCTGAATGTTTGCCATTCAGTGACAAAGGCCAGTTTCATATTTCTTCCGACATTCTGTAAATATTCAATTAGTGAGCTTTACATAGCTGAGACGGCCTGCTGTCCCAGTAACTGGCTGAGGTTCCTTGCCCTCCGGTCTGGTCCATTTTTAGACGACCTCTGCTCTCATCTTACATGGGAGGTCAGTTAGGGCCCAACTTGTTTGCTTTCTGAAAAAGTCTCAATGCACTTGTCATTACTGGGCTGTTGCCAAAGACTGTTTTTCTTGAGCAAGCTTTATGCCACATAATAAGATTACAGAACTTCAGCTTCAGATATGACTAACATTGTTTGGCTGCTTATCTATGGGAAATGGTATGATACCCAAAGCTAAAATAACCACTTTATCAAAACAAGAGACCAGAAGTTAACAGAAACATCACAATAAAATTGGTTTTATCATTCACTGGCATTTCTAAAAACTGTTACTGTTGCAAAAGTGGCTTAAAATTGAGGCTCCAGCTACAGGGGACAGTTGGTTTAGCAAAAAGACTGGAAACTGGGGAAAcagctcttttcctttttagtaTCTTTTATTCAATATACAGACACAAGAGTAGTGTTAGTCTGAACATCTAACACTTTGCAAGAAATCAAATGGGCAAATGTGTCAAACTGAATCCAGTTTTTACTTCCAATTAAAGACCATGATTTCTCCTAGGTCAGTACTTGGGCATTTAGTAGCATTATACTGACCTGCTTGCCACAATCCAATCTTTGCGTGActcactgcatttttttttaacttttttgattttcatcttCGACCCAACAGAGCACAGGCATCTCACCCTTAATACAACATTAGTATGACACACATCCCTAACAGCAAATAAGCAATCGAGTTTCACACATTTCACGGCACAAATCTGATCTGTATCCTTTACTTACATTATCAGAACAACATAATGCTTGTGCGTTCTGGTTTAGCGTTCGTAGAAAACtgagtgagaaaagaaagagatacaAGTCCagatctttgtcttttgttgacattttctatTCACAAACAGGTTTTCCATCACAGCAGTCTGCATCTGCTCGCTGTCAGTGTGAGCAGCAGGCCATCCATTTTGTTCATTAGTAGACCCTCCACTCAGTTTCCCATGGTtcgttgtttgtgtgtcatgtaTGAACCATGACCTGGGAGCTGATACTGTCAGACTGAATGATCTGAATGTGAGCTGTGCATTATATCACTGGCCTGGCAGATTCCTCCTAAAAATGGGAAGGAAAGGTAACAGACCGAGATGCTTTGATTGATAACAGTGATGTGGAAAGTAGATCATACACAATTAGCTGTGAAAAACTGTCAGCTTGGTACTTTAGCTCTAAATATTTATGTTCATCTTGGTATGAGATAATGGTGCCTTGAATAACGtaaagatttgttgttaaatcATTACGCAACTTTTCATTTGGGATTTAttaagtatttgttttttattgttttagaaATTGAAACAATTTCTCTTcccaacaaaaataattttctgctGCAAATGCATTGTCATGGTTACAAAACTTGCTCTACTCTAAGTAACTtacaaatgtacatttatatatatatagcctatatatattattgtaaaaaaaataataataaattagaaCAATAAATAGTCTTTTATTTGACACAAGCAGCAGAGGTATCAAAAGGCttataacaaaagaaaataatatttttttcttcaggggaTCCATAACAGGAATGTAAGAAGGTGCCCCCGTTTCCATTCTCAATTTTAGCTTACAGGTGATAACGttccaaaaaaagacatttttaaagtaaaagtgATGGATGACTCAATTCAGCAGTTGGAGATATGTTGGGGGCACATGGTGATGGGTCAGTGAGTTGAGCCAGTAAAGATTGTTTTTTGCCTAGGAATGTGGTCAACCTCTGCCCCCAGTCCCAGCACCTCAAAAGATGCCCAGAATGGCGTCCAGTTCTCTAAGCCTGAGTGGTGGCTCACATGTTTCTCAACCCCCAACACCTTGCTATCGCTTTAGCTTGAGGGAGTGGAAAAGAGGCATGTGATGTGGGAAACGGGATTGGGAAAGATAACCCTGCCACCAGGACCCCTGCACAGCACCTACGTAtcaggaggctgcaggagacAGGAGGTGGGCCTACAGAGTTCATGTCTTGTCAGGTTGCCTCTGGGAGGTCATTTCACTGCACCAGGACACATGAAGTGCTGATTAGTGTTTGCATCGAGTGGGGAGGCCAGAGATAAGTGGAAAGGAAGACAGATGTCAGGGGGAAGTAGAGGGAGGGGGACGGCTAGCCCAGTAGTTCCCACCAGGCTGCACACACTGTAGGATGCACTTGCTGTGGTCATTGGGAAatcttgttccttttttattcttgttGATTTCAAAACTGGCAACATGTTGACTGTAGATCTGGGGAACGTTGTTTCTCCACTGTCTAAATGATGGCAACTGATTGATGTCTTTGGCCATGTAAGAGGAAgcacttgtttctgttttgtcgtTTGAAACATATTTGTCCACACTCATTCATTTGGACGCCCTTTGGTTTCGTGAACAGGGAATGTGCACTTCCAGTCTCACTGAGTAACCCTTACAGAGATTCCAACAGTTGTCCCCTTGTTAAAGACATTCATGGCTTATTTCCTTTTCCAGCTtattgtttgttcagtgtcttTCCTCTGACCGTAAGACTTTACAACAAGTTAGACTCTTTCAAAGCATGGACTATCTGCAGCCACACTCAGCCACTACCATGCCTTCAAACTTGTACTTGTAGGTGACCACGCCTGTTTCATCCAGGTACAGTAGGGAGATGGGATCCAGCTTGGTGGGCACACAGCAAGCTCGTGCCGCCTTCTGAGGACTGTTAATGTTGACCAATGTCTGGACAATGGCATGCTTGGTGGGTGTGACATGCTTTGTCAGTGGGAAAGAGCAAAGGCCAGCGCACTCAAAGGCATCGTAACCAGTTGGTGCCAGGATCCAACTGTCCCATCCGATATCTTTGAACTCTACATATAGAGATTGTTTCTTGCAGTGGTTGCCTTTGGCATTGCGACGAATGCGAGATGCAGTGTCGTAGATCAGATTGGAGCGCATCTGTATGAGGTCCTCTTCATCCGGCTCAgcctcttcctcaccctcctccctgtcccttCCCAGCTCACTCCAAAGGCCCGTTCCAAAGTCATTCGGCAGAACCATGTTTGAGGTTTCGTGGTCAATCATCTCATTTAGCTCACGTTTGTCATCACGATGATCACTGCTTTGGTCATCAGAGAAAACAATCAGCaggggtttgtgtttttcctcaggaCTTGTGTCAATCTTCATGTCTCCTTCAGGTGGATTCCTGCCGTTGTTGTCATCAGTCAGACCTTGAACATCATCATTAGCCATACTGGTAATGTGCACTTCCAACCCATGCGTGGTGCCATGGTCAGATTTGCGCCAGCGttgaacagcagcagtgaggtcAAAGGCCTCCCAGCCATTATCAGTGCCGTAGACCTGGCGTGAAGCCAACTCCACTCGCTCTATccgctctcctccccctctgaaTGCATCTCCTCTCAAAAAGTACTCATCAGTTGTGTTGTCATCCAGGTCATGTGATTCCAGTTCATAGATCGTGACCTTGCGGTCAACACCAGCGTAGAGGTGGCGGTCAGTCTGGACAAGGGTGTAGAGACGAAGTTCAACTGAGGTGATGCGTTCATGATGGGGGACTGAGACGTTGAAGAGGAGAGGGTGACGCCTCACCCCTCCAACATCCACATTACTGGGAGATGAATCtgcaaaacagacatttttggTCAAATTTAATCTTctgtacattttgttgttttaatgatgtCTTCAGCAACTAATTCTAAAACTCTCCAAAGTGAACTGTTTCAGgattttgttctcattttcatCCTTAATTTGAGAACAATTAACTACAAATCTTAACTCAATTGTTCTTTTCTATTCCATTCTTTTCTATTATTCTACTGTTCTATTTAGCAAAAATACACAATGCTGATTTGATCATTACCTTGTTCAGAGATGTAAGAAGGAACAGGTTTGTGGTTAAGGCCACAAACTAACTAATTAACTTGCTtaataactaactaactaacaaacaaagtTTGCCTACTTAAAAAGCGTGTAAACTGTACATTAAAGGACACCTTGCTCTCAATTCCAATATTTAAATGACTTGGTCTTGCGGAACAGAGTATGCAATATGTAtgaggaaaatacaaataacattcaaataaaaacccGATCAAACAAGACATGACAGCAAACAAGAGATAAATTGTaaatttccttttaaaatctttttacaATTAACAGGGGCATCATCATAGGTATCTATACTGCAGCTATACCTTCATTTTTGAAGCTGCGGATGATGTTGGCGGAGGGCATGGTAGTGTGGTCATTAGCAAAGCGGTTGTAGAGCTCCATCATGTACTCAGGCGGCTCTTCTCGTGTGCTTCCAGGGGGCAGCGGAGGACCCATGCCCGACAGGTTGAAAGTTTGCAGAAACTGTTCCCTCAGGCTCTCCAACAGGCTCTGCATGTCCACGCTGCTGTCCTGCTCCAGCAGTGACGGATCCACCACCCCTCCATGCCCGTCTCCCAGCCCCGGAGCAGGGCGATGTCTCTGATGGGTGCTGGAGATGGGACTGCTCTCACCACGGAGAGGCTCCCGAAGTAGCAAGATGGAAAACAGCACGAGCCACGTCTTGGAACTGCAGTTGGTTCCCGGTTGAGAGACCCAAAAACTCGCCATGGGAAAAACAATCTGCAAGCTTCCTATTTTATACCTTCTGTGGTTGTCTATTGACGAGCTAatgaaacaataagaaaaaaatgattgtgatCCCTTGACTTCTTAAATCCGAAGGTTGGATAAAATATCGTTCATTTGATCAGTAGCATAAGAAAGTTCGGGTTTCCCAGTCAGTAGTGTTGTTGACCCTTAAGCCTCTCTGCAGGAGTGTGTATTCCTGCTGCTCTATCCAGATCTCACAGCATTTATCCTCATGCACACCTTTTGATGTCCTTTGCGTTGGGGCGGCAGTTCCGGTGACAGGGTGGCCGAGGCTCGTCTTTACCCGCCCGACTCATCTCTCTGTTGTGTCCTgtcctctgtcagtctctctctgtgcttgGCTCTCTTCTTCCCAGCactttctttctgtcccttATCTATGATATGGTGGGCTCTGTGCTTGTGGTCTCttgatggtgtgtgtctgtgtgtgtgtgtgtgtgtgtgtgtgtgtgtgtgtgtgtgtgtgccttcaaCTCTGTGTGATGCACATGAGCGTGTGTTATCTCACTACTTCCTTAATGAGGATTTTGTAAACACTGTCCTGTAGCCTCTTCCTTGTGGAAGTGCTATTTTGTTTGGGTGGGTGCTCCAGGGTTGATattcttcatttgtttatttcctttGTAAATGGTGGAGTTCTGCGAGCTGCTGTCTGGGCTACATTGACCATTTCTTCTTTGACAAAATACAACAAGTGTGTGTTGATATTGTTGAATGTAACAGGATATATCTAATAGGCAACAAATGtccaaatgaaattgaaatgcaaTGAGGTGTGAGGCCTTAATGATCGAGAATGAGAGATACTGAGCCTCGAGAACATTTCAAGTGGCTCGTGAGGGCAACAGAGTAGCACAACCGAATCACTTGTGTTCACTCAACAAAAGCGACAAGGTTATGCTCGCTGAAATGTTCTGTGTGTACTTCCTCTTCTGGCAAGTGGACGGAGTCTGAAATGGGTTATCTGTGCAAAAGAGGCCCCCTAAAAATGCTAGAGCAAGTTCGATGAGGCGCAGTCATAAGATTTGATGAGGGGTAGACAGAATTTAATTAGGAGCGACAGCAGCAAGTGAAATGTGATCCTGCAGACACCAGGAGACTCGTTGAGAAAGACTTCCCTCATCCAGCAAGTCGTTATTGCATGTATGGATATACTGTCTGTTATTTAGTAGACTCTGCTACCAACATGGTGTCAGGAGGCCTCGCAGATGCTTTCTTATGAGAACATCAATGACTCATTGACATTTGCTCCTGGACAGATTTGAATAACTGTCCCATTCGCCATCCGAAACCCTCATCCGACTACGCAACTGTCCTTCATTCCTGAGCTTCTTTGTGTGACCTGCAGATACACTCCTGATTGTGGCGCTCCACAGAGATGGGAAGGAATGAACTTTTTCCTGCCTCTGCCACTCATCTGCCAGGCTGACAGTTGACAGACATGCTTTTATCTGTCGCTCAGTTAAACTGCTGCCACAACAGACTATCACATCTTCCTGATGGCCATAGGAAGGCTTGAGAGTGGCAATGTTCTTTTGCAAATGGGGTTGCTATTTTGGGACAGAACCAACCAAAAGAGGTATGAAGTTATTATCATGGGTTTCCAACAGACTAGGAACACTGCTATCATTTGAGGTCATTTCTGGCTGCCCAAAATATGTACCCTCCGTTTTTTCCTCTGATTTGGTCACTaacaatgaatatatatatataatattttgtcATGCTAGTGTAAGAGTTATTATTTTCCACTCTTCCCTATAGGTGAGAGCTTCTTCCTTGTTACTCAGGTACATTTAATGTCCGTCTCAAACTGCAGGACATCTAAACACTGCACATTATTTAACAGGCGATGTGGTTCCTGatctaaataaatataacaccATATCCATATATGAATATAGCTAATTACTTGAACTATGTCAAAAACctgagaaatacaaaaatgaatctgGCAAAAATGAATCTCATCTTGCCCTAGCAGTACGGCTCTGGCGGCGTTGTTCAGTCAGTTGGGCAACACTGAACGTACCAACCACTAACTATCAGCTGACTCACGTCAACATTGTGAACGTGGCCAGTGCCATGTTAGCAATGGTGACTTTAGCATTAGCTCGGACCACAGTCATGCCTATTGTCACAGAGATGCAAGCACAGCTGTAGACTTGCTAATAAGGGCCAGATTTTTCAGTGTAAGCATGCCAGCGATTTCTACCATCGCGCACACTTTTGACTGTATCTCTGCCTTGTGTCTTTTtactcatgtaaaaaaaactcatgGACAGAgcctcattttccattttctgcaaTTATCCTGGCTTTTTGCATACATCAGTTGTAACTATGACGACAAATTTCAAAAGGTAGGATTTGTTGGTAtagaatatgtgtgtgtgtgtgtgtgtgtacttgtgagtACTTGGATGCACTTAAATCTGAGTAGTTCTGTTGATGTACCACTTACCTGACAAACGATGAACTGATTATTTACTCCATTTGAAGCATGATATTTGTATTGTCCGCTATGAATATCATACGGTCCAGTTGACCTCTGATTAAAGAGCGCATAACAACTATGCCAGATCAAGGGAGTTCATATACAGCGGCATCACCTTACCAGTAGGGAAAACAAACCTGTGTTGCATTTGAAGTCTTTATTGTGATTAGTGGTATTAAAACCTACTCAGAACTCTCCTTTACAGACTTtcctcaaaaacacaaacaagtcagCCAATAATTTATCTTTAAGACCAAACAGAGCTCAAATGGAAACACTCAGTGCCATCCCACTGGAGGAAAAAGTTCAAAAATCACCTCCTGGGAATTGTGCTCTGTTGAGTTTAACTGGGTAATAAATCCGTATACTAATGAGTCTTAAAATGACTGTTAGGTGGGAGCTTGTGGTTTGCTGCTGAGGAACTGCTGAATGTTTCTTTGCAGCTCCTCGTTGTGTCCCCGGGCCTCTTCTCGACTGCGCTCAGCATTTCTCAGGCAGATCTCCAGGGCGGCCACGCGGTGGCGCTCTGCCTCCAGAGCCGACTGGAGCTCAGCCACTGTGGCCTTCAGCTCCTTGTTCTCCCGATGCACACTGAGAGAGGCGGTAACAGACACAGAAGGGTTCACACATGCTGCAGTAAGAATTCCAAaaagaaagctttttttttctggacactttttttttctgacctgtCATTCCTCATTGCAAACCAAATGAACCCAGCCCAAGATTACGTCAATACCTAGTCATGATCCGACTTAACAAAGTCACTTTGCATAATATTGGGTCTAAAAGTTAATTTGAGATATTAATTCACCTGTTTCCATTGGAAATCAACCTGTATCAAAAGTTTCCTGTGGAAAAGATTTTTAtcgttttcccttttttttgttagatcatgaattcaaataacaaattcaaataacCCTTTGTTGTATTAGACTTAAGTGGTTTCATGGAAGTCTTGATATTTTTGCTATTATTGATGGTTGAAATGATGGACTGCATGCTGGTGTTCTATAACCCTCACACTTACAAAAGACTTTTTGAATCCTACGAATACACTGCATAACTGAAGGTTATCCAACGAAAAGTTCCTGAAAAGACCATTTAGAAGTTAAGTTCTCACCGGCAATATTTCTGTTATGTACTAGCTTATCACGAATTACCTTTAAAGTGATATGAAAGAATATGTATCACATGTAAAGGTGGTTGAGGGTCTGTCTTGTGGGTCACGAATAGGTATTAAGGTGTGACTCCTCAGCAGGACCCACCTGTCTACAAACTGCTGGTTGTCCTTCTTCAGCTCAGACTTGCTGGTGACCTTTTGACCCGAACCATCCGCTGTCAGGGTCTCTATACTCTTCTGATGGGACAGCACCTGGGCAGGCTGGGACTCGCTGTTCGGTTTTTGGGAGTCAGCCGTGGAAGAACCTGTGTCGTCACTTCCTCTGTGGGACGTCAGCGCATCCTCTCCCTTCTTGTCACTCATCTGAGACCCCCCGAACAATGAACCTGAACTCCTGAGGTCCAGGATCTTAAAAATGTCCTCCGAAAATGTCCCACTCTTCTCATCCTCCTGGATGCGACTCCACCGGCCGAGGGCGTCGGCCTTAGCTGCCATCCCGGTGAGGGGGCAGTTGAAGGTGGGCAGGGTCTGGGTGCGTTTGCGGGGACTTCCGTGCCAGCTGTCTGCAGAGGGTGAGCGAGGCTCCGAACAGAGGGTTTGGGGGCTGTAGTTCCCCTTTTCTACGCCTGGACTGTCagtgtcctcttcctcttctggcGACTCAGACAGAGATGCATCACCCATCTGAGATAAACACATAATGGAAGAtgaattacatatttat from Scophthalmus maximus strain ysfricsl-2021 chromosome 3, ASM2237912v1, whole genome shotgun sequence carries:
- the bmp10 gene encoding bone morphogenetic protein 10, encoding MASFWVSQPGTNCSSKTWLVLFSILLLREPLRGESSPISSTHQRHRPAPGLGDGHGGVVDPSLLEQDSSVDMQSLLESLREQFLQTFNLSGMGPPLPPGSTREEPPEYMMELYNRFANDHTTMPSANIIRSFKNEDSSPSNVDVGGVRRHPLLFNVSVPHHERITSVELRLYTLVQTDRHLYAGVDRKVTIYELESHDLDDNTTDEYFLRGDAFRGGGERIERVELASRQVYGTDNGWEAFDLTAAVQRWRKSDHGTTHGLEVHITSMANDDVQGLTDDNNGRNPPEGDMKIDTSPEEKHKPLLIVFSDDQSSDHRDDKRELNEMIDHETSNMVLPNDFGTGLWSELGRDREEGEEEAEPDEEDLIQMRSNLIYDTASRIRRNAKGNHCKKQSLYVEFKDIGWDSWILAPTGYDAFECAGLCSFPLTKHVTPTKHAIVQTLVNINSPQKAARACCVPTKLDPISLLYLDETGVVTYKYKFEGMVVAECGCR